In Etheostoma spectabile isolate EspeVRDwgs_2016 unplaced genomic scaffold, UIUC_Espe_1.0 scaffold00569390, whole genome shotgun sequence, the following are encoded in one genomic region:
- the LOC116684916 gene encoding LOW QUALITY PROTEIN: piggyBac transposable element-derived protein 4-like (The sequence of the model RefSeq protein was modified relative to this genomic sequence to represent the inferred CDS: substituted 1 base at 1 genomic stop codon), whose amino-acid sequence MSPLKPRYKTEKTHKRTNVYTTTAEKKTTATTTTSSKMMTKVNVPRPHCHATKKDKPDQEEDTTDAAAAAAVLLLQRPGPTEYAAEHVHDIVSAFGLFVTRQIEDMVVTATNLEGQRRCATAGKWKVMDVTDLRGYLGLLLLAGVYRSRNEALESLWHEESGSSIFRATMPIKQFHAYSRLLRFDDRESRAARRASEKLAAVXEVWDEWTRQLPRLYNPGADVTVDEQLVPFRGRCAFRQYMPSKPARYGLKSWVACDAGSSYAWHMQLYTGKSGSGTPERNLGARVVLDLTEGLRGPRNVMCDNFFTSYALAQRLLAERHLTVVGTMRKNKPELPGALLAAKGRAVFSSKFAFTAVATLVYYVPKKHRNVVLLSTLHTGDARVGRQAKPDIILHYNHTKGGVDNLDKLVGTYSCRRKTARWPLAVFHNILDVSAYNAFVLWRELRPEWMRGKLNKRRAFLEQLGRALVNPLIERRRRLPRTDASAALVKAVVTARRSCGGGGNGSGGGGTVTRGLEEHGDSEPDTPRVQSKTKRCQLCPERKDRKSHIVCGGCKRYICGSCTRAFYCICP is encoded by the exons ATGTCCCCgctgaagccaaggtacaaaaCGGAGAAAACCCACAAGAGGACCAACGTATACACgaccacagcagagaaaaagactactgCTACGACGACGACATCATCAAAGATGATGACCAAGGTCAA tgtcccAAGACCTCATTGCCacgccaccaaaaaggacaaaCCCGACCAAGAAGAGGACACGACAGACGCTGCCGCCGCTGCTGCCGTGCTGCTACTACAGCGCCCGGGACCCACAGAGTACGCCGCAGAACACGTCCACGACATAGTATCTGCGTTTGGCCTGTTTGTCACGCGGCAAATCGAAGACATGGTTGTGACCGCCACGAACctcgagggtcaaaggagatgCGCCACAGCCGGCAAGTGGAAAGTGATGGACGTCACGGACCTGCGAGGCTAcctcgggctgctgctcctcgcggGCGTGTACCGGTCCCGCAACGAGGCCTTGGAGAGCTTGTGGCACGAGGAGAGCGGCAGTTCCATTTTCCGCGCCACGatgccaatcaagcagttccACGCGTACTCTAGACTGTTGCGATTCGACGACCGCGAGTCGAGAGCTGCCCGCCGAGCCTCGGAAAAACTGGCGGCCGTATGAGAGGTCTGGGACGAGTGGACGCGGCAGCTGCCTCGCCTCTACAACCCGGGCGCCGACGTGACGGTGGACGAGCAACTGGTGCCCTTTCGAg GTCGCTGCGCCTTCCGCCAGTACATGCCCAGCAAGCCCGCCCGGTACGGACTCAAGTCGTGGGTGGCCTGCGACGCCGGCTCCAGCTACGCGTGGCACATGCAGCTCTACACAGGCAAGTCCGGGAGCGGCACGCCCGAGAGGAATCTGGGCGCCCGTGTGGTGCTGGACCTGACCGAGGGCCTGAGGGGCCCACGTAACGTGATGTGCgacaactttttcacctcctacgcgctggcccagcGGCTGCTCGCCGAGCGGCACCTCACCGTGGTGGGAACGATGCgcaaaaacaagcccgagctgccgggggcgttgctcgccgccaagggccgtgcggtcttctcgtccaagtttgccttcacggCCGTCGCCACTCTGGTGTACTACGTGCCTAAGAagcacaggaacgtggtgctgctgagcacgcTGCACACAGGGGATGCGCGCGTCGGCAGGCAAGCCAAACCCGACATCAttctccactacaaccacaccaagggcggggtggacaacctggacaagcttgtgggcacgtacagctgccgcaggaagacggcgcgctggcccctcgccgtgttccacaacatcctcgacgtgtccgcctacaacgcctttgtgctgtggcgaGAGCTCAGGCCCGAGTGGATGCGCGGCAAGCTCAACAAGAGGAGGGCGTTCCTCGAGCAATTGGGAAGGGCGCTTGTGAATCCCCTCATCGAGAGACGGCGGCGTCTGCCTCGCACGGACGCATCCGCTGCACTTGTCAAAGCCGTCGTCACAGCAAGGAGgtcctgtggtggtggtggcaacGGCAGCGGCGGTGGTGGCACAGTCACAAGGGGCTTAGAGGAGCATGGGGATTCTGAACCGGACACACCGAGGGTGCAAAGCAAAACGAAGcggtgtcagctctgtccaGAGAGAAAGGACCGCAAATCACACATCGTGTGCggtggctgcaagagatacatctgCGGGAGCTGCACGCGGGCCTTCTACTGTATTTGCCCTTAG